A single genomic interval of Corvus cornix cornix isolate S_Up_H32 chromosome 1, ASM73873v5, whole genome shotgun sequence harbors:
- the RPS11 gene encoding 40S ribosomal protein S11 — protein sequence MADTQTERAYQKQPTIFQNKKRVLLGEGGKEKLPRYYRNVGLGFKTPKEAIEGTYIDKKCPFTGNVSIRGRILSGVVTKMKMQRTIVIRRDYLHYIRKYNRFEKRHKNMSVHLSPCFRDVQIGDIVTVGECRPLSKTVRFNVLKVTKAAGTKKQFQKF from the exons ACGGAACGTGCCTACCAGAAGCAGCCGACGATCTTCCAGAATAAGAAGCGTGTGCTGCTGGGCGAGGGCGGCAAGGAGAAGCTCCCCCGCTACTACCGCAACGTGGGGCTGGGCTTCAAGACCCCCAAGGAG GCCATTGAGGGCACCTACATCGACAAAAAGTGTCCCTTCACCGGGAATGTCTCCATCCGAGGCCGCATACTCTCAG GTGTGGTGACCAAGATGAAGATGCAGCGCACAATCGTCATCCGCCGCGATTACCTGCACTACATCCGCAAGTACAACCGCTTCGAGAAGCGCCACAAGAACATGTCTGTGCACCTGTCCCCCTGCTTCAG GGATGTGCAGATTGGGGACATCGTGACAGTGGGCGAGTGCCGCCCCCTCAGCAAGACCGTGCGCTTCAACGTGCTCAAGGTGACCAAGGCTGCAGGCACCAAGAAACAGTTCCAGAAGTTCTGA